In the genome of Streptacidiphilus rugosus AM-16, one region contains:
- a CDS encoding condensation domain-containing protein, producing the protein MTTDQLLKVHVSAARSGTAQATWGQQAIWDAVSGLGADAPRYNLMLPVELDPGRPLPEVLDDLTALLHLHESLRTRLRPDESGGLRQILDGEGDLPVALWNCPPEEADRQRDALLADLLGRPFDTARQWPVRAGLVECDGLVRHLVLVLSHTASDGWGIRRLHQDVIDLGRGLTVARIRARRPSLQPLDEAALQASDRGRRRDVAARRHWCERLEGGAARLFTSSGAEPDDPARLLPNARLHSPALAHAVEQVAAGRGVSTSSVLLAALAVQQSRLSGAEAALLQVVVNNRFLPTTAQAVSTMAQEGLFHLPSARGRFTEVLRRAHLAALGCYRHAAYDRRLLTRDLAELGRVAGPLADRSCTFNDARIVRADAAPTTDPPPLDRPPRDRLDRLREQTRLSWPVEFPPRADFTFALDAVLTPGALELAMTADSALISRAGMERLLYGVEELIVDEAVSLGRDRD; encoded by the coding sequence ATGACCACCGACCAGTTGCTGAAGGTGCACGTCTCCGCCGCACGCAGCGGCACGGCCCAGGCCACCTGGGGACAGCAGGCGATCTGGGACGCCGTGTCCGGGCTCGGCGCGGACGCGCCGCGCTACAACCTGATGCTTCCGGTCGAGCTCGATCCCGGCCGGCCGCTGCCCGAGGTGCTGGACGACCTGACGGCGCTGTTGCATCTCCACGAATCGCTGCGCACCAGACTGCGGCCGGACGAGTCCGGCGGCCTGCGTCAGATCCTCGACGGCGAGGGCGACCTGCCGGTCGCCCTCTGGAACTGCCCGCCCGAGGAGGCGGACCGGCAGCGCGACGCGCTCCTCGCCGACCTGCTCGGCCGCCCCTTCGACACCGCGCGCCAATGGCCGGTACGGGCGGGCCTGGTGGAGTGCGACGGCCTCGTCCGGCACCTGGTGCTCGTGCTCTCGCACACGGCGTCCGACGGATGGGGCATCCGACGGCTGCACCAGGACGTGATCGACCTCGGGCGCGGGCTGACCGTCGCGCGGATCCGCGCCCGGCGCCCCTCCCTGCAGCCGCTCGACGAGGCGGCACTGCAGGCCTCCGACCGCGGGCGCCGCCGCGACGTGGCCGCCCGACGCCACTGGTGCGAGCGCCTCGAAGGCGGAGCGGCCCGTCTCTTCACCTCCTCCGGCGCCGAGCCCGACGACCCGGCGCGGCTGCTCCCCAACGCCAGGCTGCACTCGCCCGCCCTGGCCCATGCCGTCGAACAGGTCGCCGCGGGGCGCGGGGTCAGTACCTCCTCCGTGCTGCTGGCGGCCCTCGCCGTCCAGCAGTCCAGGCTCTCCGGGGCCGAGGCGGCGCTGCTTCAGGTCGTCGTCAACAACCGGTTCCTGCCCACGACCGCGCAGGCGGTCAGCACGATGGCGCAGGAGGGCCTCTTCCACCTGCCGTCCGCGCGCGGCCGCTTCACCGAGGTGCTGCGCCGCGCCCACCTGGCCGCCCTCGGCTGCTACCGCCACGCCGCCTACGACAGACGCCTGCTGACCCGCGACCTCGCCGAACTCGGCCGGGTGGCCGGACCGCTCGCCGACCGCTCCTGCACCTTCAACGACGCCCGCATCGTCCGCGCCGACGCCGCGCCGACGACGGATCCGCCGCCCCTGGACCGGCCGCCCCGGGACCGGCTGGACCGGCTGCGCGAACAGACGCGGCTCAGCTGGCCCGTCGAGTTCCCGCCCCGCGCCGACTTCACCTTCGCCCTCGACGCCGTGCTGACGCCCGGCGCGCTGGAACTGGCGATGACCGCCGACAGCGCCCTGATCTCCCGCGCCGGCATGGAACGGCTGCTGTACGGCGTCGAGGAACTGATCGTCGACGAGGCCGTCTCGTTGGGCCGCGACCGTGACTGA
- a CDS encoding 3-oxoacyl-[acyl-carrier-protein] synthase III C-terminal domain-containing protein, with the protein MTALTEVADYVPDQSVEIADLAEELGVSAADLRIFHRYFDLHRIRLAPDKDLRGLMVAAADALTGLRGNEHRVRYVLAGRTIGTVGRVSKNALHEACDELGLGHAVALTVTEHACASGLLAVDLAGRLLAADGDPDALALVLTGEKATIPGSRMIPGTTVMGESSAACLVRAGGGPGELLGYAARTHGEYHRVTPPKELAVRFGQQYLSMLVDAMRAAVAAAGIDFADLALILPHNVNRYSWSRVCQQLGLPLDRVHLDNVPELGHCFGADAFLNLADALRRGRLAPGDHYLMAGVGLGATFSAMVFRH; encoded by the coding sequence GTGACCGCCCTGACCGAGGTCGCCGACTACGTCCCCGACCAGAGCGTCGAGATCGCCGACCTCGCCGAGGAACTGGGCGTCTCGGCCGCCGACCTGCGGATCTTCCACCGCTACTTCGACCTCCACCGGATCCGCCTCGCGCCCGACAAGGACCTGCGCGGCCTGATGGTCGCCGCCGCCGACGCCCTCACCGGCCTGCGCGGCAACGAGCACCGGGTGCGCTACGTCCTCGCCGGAAGGACCATCGGTACGGTCGGCCGGGTCTCGAAGAACGCACTCCACGAGGCCTGCGACGAGCTCGGACTCGGCCACGCAGTCGCCCTGACCGTCACCGAACACGCCTGCGCCTCCGGGCTGTTGGCGGTCGACCTGGCCGGCCGCCTGCTCGCCGCCGACGGTGACCCTGACGCGCTGGCGCTGGTGCTGACCGGGGAGAAGGCCACGATCCCCGGCAGCCGCATGATCCCCGGTACCACCGTGATGGGCGAGAGCAGCGCCGCCTGCCTGGTCCGCGCGGGCGGCGGTCCCGGCGAACTGCTCGGCTACGCCGCCCGCACGCACGGCGAGTACCACCGGGTGACACCGCCCAAGGAGCTCGCCGTCCGGTTCGGCCAGCAGTACCTGTCCATGCTGGTGGACGCGATGCGCGCGGCCGTCGCGGCGGCCGGGATCGACTTCGCCGACCTGGCGCTGATCCTGCCGCACAACGTCAACCGGTACTCCTGGAGCCGGGTCTGCCAGCAGCTCGGACTGCCGCTGGACCGGGTCCACCTCGACAACGTGCCCGAACTGGGCCACTGCTTCGGCGCGGACGCCTTCCTCAACCTCGCGGACGCGCTGCGCCGCGGCCGTCTCGCGCCGGGGGACCACTACCTGATGGCCGGCGTCGGCCTGGGCGCCACCTTCTCCGCGATGGTGTTCCGGCACTGA
- a CDS encoding acyl carrier protein: MPASLPTEARREDVVRAVVAALADALGHELPDVTEATRLFDDLNVDSTSVLGLLMSLEDSLDIEVDTDILEQHHLESVAALTDFLLENL; the protein is encoded by the coding sequence ATGCCCGCCTCACTCCCCACCGAAGCCCGCCGCGAGGACGTGGTCCGCGCCGTCGTCGCCGCGCTCGCCGACGCGCTGGGCCACGAACTGCCGGACGTCACCGAGGCCACCCGCCTCTTCGACGACCTCAACGTGGACTCCACCAGCGTGCTCGGCCTGCTGATGAGCCTGGAGGACAGCCTCGACATCGAGGTCGACACCGACATCCTGGAGCAGCACCACCTGGAGAGCGTCGCCGCGCTCACGGACTTCCTGCTCGAGAACCTGTAG
- a CDS encoding helix-turn-helix transcriptional regulator — protein sequence MANLLEPLGLDALTEAVYRAMLAQPEEGTAELAVRLSMTEGQIAYALGRLNRLALVRPSYEAAGGRLPVRAEAGMELLLARQEAALQGRLHRLAVSRAAAAQLVAEAGGLESPDTDVGVEVLVGIDRIRDRLAALSRDVEEELLAFAPDGAQTNENMQASGPLNAALLARGVRLRTVYLTSIRSHQPTLAHARRLVEQGAQVRTVATLPTRMLIVDRRIAFLPMDIQDSRRGALVVTGAGADAGIVVALRALFESVWAEGQALDAPTAEERTAARQRELSTQEIATLRLMATGLTLGGIAKRLGVSPRTARRITAALLERLDAGSRFEAGVKAVQRGWLPVDG from the coding sequence GTGGCGAACCTGCTGGAACCGCTGGGCCTCGACGCGCTGACCGAGGCGGTCTATCGCGCGATGCTGGCCCAGCCCGAGGAGGGGACCGCCGAGCTGGCCGTCCGCTTATCGATGACGGAGGGCCAGATCGCCTACGCGCTGGGACGGCTGAACCGGCTTGCGCTGGTGCGGCCCTCCTACGAAGCGGCGGGCGGACGGCTGCCCGTGCGGGCCGAGGCGGGAATGGAGCTGCTGCTGGCACGGCAGGAGGCCGCGCTGCAGGGGCGACTGCACCGGCTGGCGGTGTCACGGGCCGCCGCGGCGCAGCTCGTCGCGGAGGCCGGTGGGCTGGAGTCGCCCGATACGGACGTGGGCGTCGAGGTGCTGGTCGGGATCGACCGGATCAGGGACCGGCTGGCGGCGCTGAGCCGGGACGTCGAGGAGGAGCTGCTGGCCTTCGCTCCCGACGGCGCCCAGACGAACGAGAACATGCAGGCCTCCGGCCCGCTCAACGCGGCGCTGCTGGCGCGGGGCGTGCGGCTGCGCACGGTGTACCTCACCAGCATCCGGAGCCATCAGCCCACGCTCGCCCACGCCCGTCGGCTGGTGGAACAGGGCGCACAGGTCAGGACGGTGGCGACGTTGCCGACGCGGATGCTGATCGTCGACCGCCGGATCGCCTTCCTCCCCATGGACATCCAGGACAGCCGGCGCGGAGCGCTGGTCGTCACCGGAGCCGGCGCCGATGCGGGCATCGTCGTGGCGCTGCGCGCGCTGTTCGAGTCCGTCTGGGCCGAGGGACAGGCACTGGACGCGCCGACGGCGGAGGAAAGGACGGCCGCCAGGCAGCGCGAGCTGTCGACGCAGGAGATCGCCACGCTGCGGCTGATGGCCACCGGGCTGACCCTGGGCGGCATCGCGAAGCGGCTCGGGGTCTCGCCCCGAACCGCTCGGCGGATCACCGCGGCACTGCTCGAACGGCTGGACGCCGGAAGCCGGTTCGAGGCGGGGGTCAAAGCGGTCCAGCGGGGCTGGCTGCCGGTCGACGGCTGA
- a CDS encoding 4'-phosphopantetheinyl transferase family protein has protein sequence MTAVGHVDVWYLRLDVHPDRERTLAALLDARELRRATRLRAPDERRRLVAAHGLTRLLLARRTGTDPRTLSWSLGVHGKPGPVGDPDRPVHWNLSHTGDRALLAVSGEGPVGVDIQSVPPDTPVLALARRFLPPSEYACLAALGRDADRRTGYYRALCRREAGVKAHGGRLLDALGPARPPDGGVCGVGGSLRDLPAPAGCVAALATVAGPARVRHRMRPPTSGPPSFAPPPSAPQPFAPPSFVPTASKGTA, from the coding sequence ATGACGGCCGTCGGCCACGTCGACGTCTGGTACCTGCGGCTCGACGTGCACCCCGACCGGGAACGGACCCTCGCCGCGCTGCTCGACGCCCGCGAACTGCGCCGCGCGACACGGCTGCGGGCGCCGGACGAGCGCCGTCGGCTCGTCGCCGCGCACGGGCTGACCCGGCTGCTGCTCGCCCGCCGCACCGGAACCGACCCCCGGACGCTGAGCTGGTCCCTCGGCGTCCACGGCAAGCCCGGGCCGGTCGGCGACCCGGACCGGCCGGTGCACTGGAACCTCAGCCACACCGGGGACCGCGCCCTGCTCGCCGTCTCGGGGGAGGGCCCGGTCGGCGTCGACATCCAGTCGGTGCCGCCGGACACCCCGGTTCTCGCGCTGGCCCGGCGCTTCCTACCGCCGTCGGAGTACGCGTGTCTCGCCGCCCTCGGCCGGGACGCCGACCGCCGCACCGGCTACTACCGGGCGTTGTGCCGCCGCGAGGCCGGGGTCAAGGCGCACGGCGGACGGCTGCTCGACGCGCTCGGACCCGCCCGGCCCCCGGACGGCGGCGTCTGCGGCGTCGGCGGTTCGCTGCGGGACCTGCCCGCGCCGGCCGGCTGCGTCGCCGCCCTGGCCACGGTCGCCGGCCCCGCCCGGGTCCGCCACCGCATGCGGCCTCCCACGTCCGGCCCGCCGTCCTTCGCCCCGCCGCCGTCCGCCCCACAGCCGTTCGCCCCGCCGTCCTTCGTCCCCACCGCTTCGAAGGGAACCGCATGA
- a CDS encoding preATP grasp domain-containing protein — translation MSHAAFPGFLEGVKQACTGDPGTPFVHLGNFGVEDEWAKGEPGLPSVGSPAGAAGTAVVHRMDEFALLLADPTDHVVLKAAPDPDHLDHLRGLGIGLPTVLVPGAASAPDPTRPAGADLLDSPPLLRLLGELAATGARLLPHGMSAVEERICAAAALPSALPSAEVAKAVNSKIYSRRVADELGIRQVRGWECDTVGAFEAAARAAAASLAAGCRIGVKDAYGVSGRGIAMIDRVERLDQLLRKLVRRAERTGDDRLALVVEEWADKAVDLTCHFTLGQDGSVRFDFVKEALIENGVSVGHRMPARLAPALVDQVEECVAALGKRLAADGYHGVVGVDAMVEQDGRLLPVVEINARNNMATYQSRLQEHLLDAGSVALARQYPLRLHAPLRFAELRALLDGLLFDPATATGLLVTNFATVNAAATAASDRAFPGRLYGLAVARSQTGADALDTTVARRLADAGIAQRSHA, via the coding sequence TTGTCGCACGCAGCCTTTCCCGGATTTCTGGAGGGGGTGAAGCAGGCCTGTACCGGAGATCCCGGCACGCCCTTCGTCCACCTCGGGAACTTCGGAGTGGAGGACGAGTGGGCCAAGGGCGAGCCGGGCCTGCCGTCGGTCGGCAGCCCGGCCGGTGCGGCGGGCACCGCCGTCGTCCACCGGATGGACGAGTTCGCGCTGCTGCTCGCCGACCCGACCGACCATGTGGTGCTCAAGGCCGCGCCCGACCCCGACCACCTGGACCATCTGAGGGGCCTGGGCATCGGACTGCCGACCGTTTTGGTCCCCGGGGCCGCGTCCGCCCCCGACCCGACCCGCCCGGCCGGCGCCGACCTGCTCGACTCGCCGCCCCTGCTGCGACTCCTCGGCGAACTGGCCGCCACCGGAGCCAGGCTGCTGCCGCACGGCATGTCGGCGGTCGAGGAGCGGATCTGCGCGGCCGCCGCCCTGCCCTCCGCGCTCCCGTCGGCGGAGGTCGCCAAGGCCGTCAACAGCAAGATCTACAGCCGCCGGGTCGCCGACGAGCTGGGCATCCGTCAGGTGCGCGGATGGGAGTGCGACACCGTCGGCGCCTTCGAGGCCGCCGCCCGCGCGGCCGCCGCCTCGCTCGCCGCCGGGTGCAGGATCGGCGTCAAGGACGCCTACGGCGTCTCCGGCCGCGGCATCGCAATGATCGACCGGGTGGAGCGGCTGGACCAGCTGCTCCGCAAGCTCGTCCGCCGCGCCGAACGGACCGGCGACGACCGGCTGGCCCTGGTCGTGGAGGAGTGGGCGGACAAGGCCGTCGACCTCACCTGCCATTTCACCCTCGGGCAGGACGGCTCGGTGCGCTTCGACTTCGTCAAGGAGGCCCTGATCGAGAACGGCGTCAGCGTGGGCCACCGGATGCCGGCCCGATTGGCCCCGGCGCTGGTCGACCAGGTCGAGGAGTGCGTCGCCGCCCTGGGCAAGCGTCTGGCCGCCGACGGCTACCACGGTGTGGTCGGCGTCGACGCGATGGTCGAGCAGGACGGCCGGCTGCTGCCGGTGGTCGAGATCAACGCCCGCAACAACATGGCGACCTACCAGAGCCGCCTCCAGGAGCACCTGCTCGACGCCGGGTCCGTCGCCCTGGCCCGCCAGTACCCGCTACGGCTCCACGCACCGCTCCGCTTCGCCGAGTTGCGCGCCCTGCTGGACGGCCTGCTCTTCGACCCGGCCACGGCCACCGGTCTGCTGGTCACCAACTTCGCCACCGTCAACGCCGCCGCGACGGCCGCCTCCGACCGGGCCTTCCCCGGCCGCCTCTACGGCCTGGCCGTCGCCCGCTCGCAGACCGGGGCCGACGCACTGGACACCACCGTCGCCCGACGGCTCGCCGACGCCGGAATCGCCCAGAGGAGCCACGCATGA
- a CDS encoding MATE family efflux transporter: MTLSTPDTAEPARLTPPPVPIRAEIVSVAVPVAVGAVVWVGGQFVVGALLGHLPGDALYVRGLLIPVGFLFVALQEALEVVTQIGTARCRGRGELAALRGLFGRLCLAGWAAFAVVAVAVALAAPTLAALMHVPAGAAGDFVAVLRWTALVNVFGVPVNVATAMLRGGGRPRGAAALTFTVTVLQIAGVWLLGLRGGLGVFSLPWSAAASGACGLALGVGLLLRSGALRRAPAEPPPPAVAVAVEAERGGPPVAVRSLLVGIGLPIAATYVMLSLSNLVTEWILTPFGTATVAGYGAAISVQSVAVVPALALGTATAVTANRRWAGGEVTALPAALRTGLRIAVAGYLFIALLCLPAAGTLARLMTSDPETAARAATFLRIVGPSFLGLGVVLFLLTFLEQIGGGLLAASSNLCYFTLTLAVGGSLARAWGDPQALYGVWAAANVLGVAGVLPLTLHRVRRVTARAESP, encoded by the coding sequence GTGACGCTGAGCACCCCGGACACCGCCGAGCCGGCCCGGCTGACCCCGCCGCCGGTCCCGATCCGCGCGGAGATCGTCTCCGTCGCGGTCCCGGTGGCCGTCGGCGCGGTGGTGTGGGTCGGCGGCCAGTTCGTCGTGGGTGCGCTGCTCGGGCACCTGCCGGGCGACGCGCTCTACGTCCGGGGTCTGCTCATCCCGGTCGGCTTCCTCTTCGTGGCCCTCCAGGAGGCCTTGGAGGTGGTCACCCAGATCGGCACGGCCCGCTGCCGGGGCCGCGGCGAACTCGCGGCCCTGCGCGGCCTGTTCGGCCGGCTCTGCCTGGCCGGCTGGGCCGCCTTCGCGGTCGTCGCCGTGGCGGTGGCGCTCGCCGCGCCGACGCTCGCCGCGCTGATGCACGTGCCGGCCGGAGCGGCAGGCGACTTCGTCGCGGTGCTGCGCTGGACGGCGCTGGTCAACGTGTTCGGTGTGCCGGTGAACGTCGCGACGGCCATGCTGCGCGGCGGCGGCCGGCCGAGGGGCGCGGCGGCGCTCACGTTCACGGTGACCGTGCTGCAGATCGCGGGGGTGTGGCTGCTCGGACTCCGCGGCGGTCTCGGCGTGTTCAGCCTGCCGTGGTCCGCCGCGGCGTCGGGCGCCTGCGGGCTGGCGCTCGGAGTCGGCCTGCTGCTCCGCTCCGGCGCGCTGCGCCGCGCGCCCGCCGAACCACCGCCTCCGGCCGTCGCCGTGGCCGTCGAGGCCGAGCGGGGCGGGCCGCCGGTCGCCGTCCGCTCGCTGCTGGTCGGCATCGGACTCCCGATCGCCGCCACCTACGTCATGCTCAGCCTCAGCAACCTCGTCACCGAGTGGATCCTCACGCCCTTCGGCACCGCGACCGTGGCCGGCTACGGCGCGGCGATCTCGGTCCAGTCCGTCGCGGTGGTCCCCGCCCTGGCGCTCGGCACCGCGACCGCCGTGACCGCCAACCGGCGCTGGGCCGGCGGCGAGGTCACGGCCCTTCCTGCCGCCCTGCGGACGGGCCTGCGGATCGCCGTCGCCGGTTACCTGTTCATCGCGCTGCTCTGCCTGCCCGCGGCCGGGACCCTCGCCCGGCTGATGACCTCGGACCCGGAGACGGCGGCCCGGGCCGCGACCTTCCTGCGGATCGTCGGCCCGTCGTTCCTCGGCCTGGGCGTGGTGCTCTTCCTGCTCACCTTCCTGGAGCAGATCGGCGGCGGACTGCTCGCCGCCTCCTCGAACCTCTGCTACTTCACCCTCACCCTGGCCGTGGGCGGGTCGCTGGCCCGCGCGTGGGGCGATCCGCAGGCCCTCTACGGTGTCTGGGCGGCGGCCAACGTGCTCGGCGTGGCGGGTGTGCTGCCGCTGACCCTGCACCGGGTCCGCCGGGTCACCGCCCGCGCGGAGTCGCCATGA
- a CDS encoding GNAT family N-acetyltransferase, with protein sequence MDHLTWAVSWENDLPPEGHDALAGLLARAYPRHVELFRDGCTWSGARPELRVVGSAGDRPVAHLGLVRRFLRVQQTGASLLVGDVGLVAVDPDLQGRGVGRALLDHTLRTMTELALPFGFLTCRPEVVPFYRSGGWQRLDGQITRMIDNDHRPEVYDGPAMALPVRAPMTDWPHGLTVDRNGLEV encoded by the coding sequence GTGGATCACCTGACCTGGGCAGTGAGCTGGGAGAACGACCTCCCGCCCGAAGGGCACGACGCACTCGCCGGCCTCCTCGCGCGCGCCTACCCGCGGCACGTCGAGCTGTTCCGCGACGGGTGCACCTGGTCGGGGGCCCGCCCCGAACTGCGCGTCGTCGGCAGCGCGGGGGACCGACCGGTCGCCCACCTCGGCCTGGTGCGCCGCTTCCTGCGGGTGCAGCAGACCGGTGCGAGCCTGCTGGTCGGCGACGTCGGCCTGGTCGCCGTCGACCCGGACCTTCAGGGCCGGGGCGTCGGCCGCGCCCTCCTCGACCACACGCTGCGCACCATGACCGAACTGGCGCTCCCCTTCGGCTTCCTGACCTGTCGCCCCGAGGTCGTGCCGTTCTACCGCAGCGGCGGCTGGCAGCGCCTCGACGGCCAGATCACCCGCATGATCGACAACGACCACCGCCCCGAGGTCTACGACGGCCCGGCGATGGCCCTGCCGGTCCGCGCCCCGATGACCGACTGGCCCCACGGCCTCACCGTCGACCGCAACGGCCTCGAAGTCTGA
- a CDS encoding ArsR/SmtB family transcription factor → MSGRSGADSAPEEVLTAVADPLRRQILSALARESAMTPTSLAAAFPVTRQAVAKHLAVLERAGLVRSHRSGREVRYETDPEPLRRATLWLDALATQWERRLDAIKALAEGTDEA, encoded by the coding sequence GTGAGCGGGAGAAGCGGTGCCGACTCGGCACCGGAGGAGGTGCTGACCGCCGTCGCGGACCCGCTCCGGCGTCAGATCCTCAGCGCGCTGGCCCGCGAGAGCGCCATGACGCCGACCTCGCTCGCCGCCGCGTTCCCGGTGACCCGGCAGGCGGTGGCGAAGCACCTCGCCGTACTCGAGCGCGCGGGTCTCGTCCGGAGTCACCGTTCCGGGCGCGAGGTCCGGTACGAGACCGATCCTGAGCCCTTGCGTCGGGCCACGCTGTGGCTCGACGCGCTCGCCACCCAGTGGGAGCGGCGCCTGGACGCGATCAAGGCGCTGGCCGAGGGCACGGACGAGGCCTGA
- a CDS encoding type III PLP-dependent enzyme: MTEEHERREGHEGREGHAVQGIPVETLAREFGTPVYVYDAAVISEQFHALRDRLHPAVEIFYSLKANPNVSVCALLHRLGARAEISSLVELATVMTAGVPADQTLFLGPGKSEAEIEACLKVGILALICESIEELALIDRTAGRLGVTARVVLRVNPSFSVKGSGLTMGGKPRQFGIDEELLLSSTSLAAAHPSVRLTGVQAYLGTRFLSEETIVANTARILELAERIAAHVGFALELVDVGGGLGVAYFAGERDLDVELLTDGVNPLAEDFSARHPGTRLVMELGRYLVARSGLYVTSVRYVKESMGERFAVADGGTNHHLTAVGIGSPVKRNFPMRLLNRKGAAESARWNVTGPLCTPNDTIGRGVELPADLRAGDLLGVDRSGAYGPTASPVFFLSHGYPAEVMVHRGKAQLIRRRDAVDDLLGPQTLIPLR, from the coding sequence ATGACCGAGGAACACGAAAGACGCGAAGGACATGAAGGACGCGAAGGTCATGCCGTCCAGGGAATCCCGGTCGAGACGCTCGCCCGCGAGTTCGGCACGCCGGTCTACGTCTACGACGCGGCAGTGATCTCCGAACAGTTCCACGCGCTGCGGGACCGCCTGCACCCGGCCGTCGAGATCTTCTACTCGCTCAAGGCCAACCCGAACGTCAGCGTCTGCGCCCTGCTGCACCGCCTGGGCGCCCGCGCCGAGATCTCCTCGCTCGTCGAGCTGGCCACCGTCATGACCGCGGGCGTTCCCGCCGACCAGACCCTCTTCCTCGGGCCGGGCAAGAGCGAGGCGGAGATCGAGGCCTGCCTCAAGGTCGGCATCCTCGCGCTGATCTGCGAGTCGATAGAGGAACTGGCGCTGATCGACCGGACCGCCGGGCGCCTGGGCGTCACCGCGCGGGTCGTCCTGCGGGTCAATCCCAGCTTCTCGGTCAAGGGATCCGGCCTGACGATGGGCGGAAAGCCACGCCAGTTCGGCATCGACGAGGAGCTCCTGCTGTCCTCGACGAGCCTGGCCGCGGCCCACCCCTCGGTGCGGCTGACCGGCGTCCAGGCCTATCTGGGCACCCGGTTCCTCTCCGAGGAGACCATCGTCGCCAACACCGCGCGGATCCTCGAACTGGCGGAGCGTATCGCCGCCCACGTCGGCTTCGCGCTCGAACTCGTCGACGTCGGCGGCGGCCTGGGCGTCGCCTACTTCGCGGGCGAGCGGGACCTGGACGTCGAGTTGCTCACCGACGGCGTCAACCCGCTCGCGGAGGACTTCTCCGCCCGGCACCCCGGCACCCGCCTGGTGATGGAACTGGGCCGGTACCTGGTGGCCCGCAGCGGCCTGTACGTGACGTCGGTCCGCTACGTGAAGGAGTCGATGGGGGAGCGGTTCGCGGTCGCGGACGGCGGGACCAACCACCACCTGACGGCCGTCGGAATCGGCTCGCCGGTCAAGCGCAACTTCCCGATGCGACTGCTGAACCGGAAGGGCGCGGCGGAGTCCGCGCGCTGGAACGTCACCGGCCCGCTCTGCACCCCCAACGACACCATCGGCCGGGGCGTCGAACTGCCCGCCGATCTCCGGGCCGGCGACCTGCTGGGCGTGGACCGCTCCGGGGCCTACGGGCCGACGGCGTCACCGGTGTTCTTCCTCAGCCACGGCTACCCGGCCGAGGTGATGGTGCACCGGGGCAAGGCCCAGCTGATCCGCCGCCGTGACGCGGTCGACGACCTGCTCGGTCCGCAGACGCTGATCCCGTTGCGCTGA
- a CDS encoding polysaccharide deacetylase family protein: MTDSAQPTPLCAGVAWSGGSLGQEAAGYEAEVLDAAGRRVAGPTRWTADRVAELIAWLRETAERAGRPLVVVVDSTNGLLDGPMTAAGLDVRRADPWTLPPRPPFGSVPPHALAGLARTALSSLSRLTPEGGTLTGRGEEYLEGVRRSAPVRAALTAAGRCVEHGRRDRPQVALTFDDGPDPVLTRRILDVLARYDARATFFCVGHHVAALPDEVRRTAAAGHELGNHSWSHPFLPDLTPTQLSAQVERTSEAIERLTGRAPTRFRPPYGSQTPEVLRVLATHPTTLTFWDVDSRDWARPGPDRIAATVLDAAGPGSVVLMHEGGGDRRQTVQALPAVIEGLLARGLEPVTLEELLRPAAPPAAVPPHAAVPPPTAPVALSRRPAASPAGPL, from the coding sequence GTGACTGACTCCGCGCAGCCCACCCCGCTCTGCGCGGGCGTCGCCTGGAGCGGCGGCTCCCTCGGCCAGGAGGCCGCCGGCTACGAGGCCGAGGTGCTCGACGCCGCAGGCCGGCGGGTCGCCGGACCGACCCGCTGGACCGCGGACCGGGTCGCCGAGTTGATCGCCTGGCTGCGGGAGACCGCCGAGCGCGCCGGTCGGCCCCTGGTCGTGGTCGTCGACAGCACCAACGGGCTGCTGGACGGCCCGATGACCGCCGCCGGACTGGACGTCCGCCGCGCCGACCCGTGGACCCTGCCGCCCCGCCCGCCCTTCGGCTCCGTTCCCCCGCACGCCCTCGCCGGGCTGGCCCGGACCGCGCTCTCCTCCCTCTCCCGGCTCACCCCCGAGGGCGGGACGCTGACCGGCCGTGGCGAGGAGTACCTGGAGGGCGTCCGCCGCAGCGCCCCGGTCCGGGCGGCGCTGACGGCGGCGGGCCGCTGCGTCGAGCACGGCCGCCGGGACCGCCCGCAGGTCGCGCTCACCTTCGACGACGGCCCCGACCCGGTGCTCACCCGCCGGATCCTGGACGTCCTGGCCCGCTACGACGCCCGGGCCACCTTCTTCTGCGTCGGCCACCACGTCGCGGCCCTTCCCGACGAGGTGCGCCGGACCGCCGCGGCCGGACACGAACTGGGCAACCACTCCTGGTCGCACCCGTTCCTGCCCGACCTGACGCCGACCCAGCTCTCCGCCCAGGTCGAGCGGACCTCGGAGGCCATCGAACGGCTCACCGGCCGGGCGCCGACCCGCTTCCGACCGCCCTACGGCTCGCAGACGCCGGAAGTGCTGCGGGTTCTGGCCACGCACCCGACCACGCTCACCTTCTGGGACGTGGACTCCCGCGACTGGGCCAGGCCCGGCCCCGACCGGATCGCCGCCACGGTCCTTGACGCCGCCGGTCCCGGCTCGGTGGTCCTCATGCACGAGGGCGGCGGCGACCGCCGGCAGACCGTGCAGGCACTGCCCGCGGTGATCGAGGGACTGCTGGCCCGCGGACTGGAACCCGTCACCCTGGAGGAACTCCTCCGCCCGGCGGCCCCGCCCGCGGCTGTGCCTCCGCATGCCGCTGTGCCGCCGCCCACTGCTCCGGTGGCGCTCAGCCGTCGACCGGCAGCCAGCCCCGCTGGACCGCTTTGA